Genomic window (Gammaproteobacteria bacterium):
AACGGTGAACTCCCGCATGCCGGCCACAGTCGATGCCGCCTGCCTGTGCAAGATGGCCGAGCGCGGGCAGATCCGCGGCGGCATTCTCGACGGCCCGCTTGCCTTCGACAATGCCATCAGCCGCGAGGCGGCCGCGGTGAAGGGCATCCGCTCGGAGGTGGCCGGCGATCCCGATATCCTGCTGGCACCGGACCTCGAGGCGGCAAACATCCTTGCCAAGCAGCTGTCGTTCCTCGCCCGGGCAGACAGCGCGGGCATCGTGCTGGGCGCGCGCGTGCCGGTCATCCTCACCAGCCGTGCCGACAGCGTGCGCTCGCGCATTGCCAGCGCGGCCGTGGCGATGCTGGTAGCCCATGCCCGGCGGCGCAACCTCCAGGGTGCCGGGTAGTGACACCATGACCGACTGCCTGCTGGTGCTCAACGCGGGCTCATCGAGCCTGAAGTTCTGCGTCTACGTGCTGCCGGCCTCCGGCGAGTGGCGGCTGGAAGCGCAGGGGCAGGTGGAAGGCATCGGCTCGCGGCCCCGCTTCAGAGCGAAGGATGGCAGCGGCCGGCCACTCGCCGGCGAGGACCTTGGCGCCAGGGTGCAGGATGCCGCCTCCGCGCTCGAGGCACTGGCGGCCTGGCTGCGGGGCCACTTCGGGCAGCCGCGACTGCTCGGCGTGGGCCATCGTGTCGTGCACGGTGGTGCGCAGCACGCCGGCCCGGCCCGGGTGACGCCGGCACTCATGGCGGAACTGCGGGCGCTGGTGCCGCTGGCACCGCTGCACCAGCCCCACAACCTCGCGGCCATCGACGCCATCGCCAGCCGCATGCCGGAGGTGCCCCAGGTGGCCTGCTTCGACACCAGCTTCCACCGCGGCCAGCCCGCGGTGGCCGAACTGGTGCCGCTGCCCGCGGAGCTGCGCAGCGAGGGCGTGCAGCGCTACGGGTTCCACGGGCTGTCCTATGAATTCATTGCCGGCGCGCTGCCGCAGGTCGCCCCCGACCTCGCCGCCGGCCGCGTCATCGTCGCCCACCTCGGCAGCGGCGCCAGCCTGTGTGCCCTGCGCGCCGGCCGCAGTATCGACAGCAGCTTCGGCTTCACGGCACTCGATGGCCTGTGCATGGGCACACGGCCAGGCGCCCTGGATCCCGGCGTGGTCCTCTACCTGTTCCAGCAGAAGGGCATGTCCGCCAGCGAGGTGGAAACCCTGCTGTACAGGCGCTCCGGCCTGCTCGGCATCTCGGGCATCAGCAACGACATGCGCGACCTGCTCGACAGCCCGGAGCCGGCCGCGAAGCTGGCCGTCGACTATTTCGTCTATCGCGCGGCACGGGAGATCGGCGGCCTGGCCGCGGTGCTGGGCGGCCTGGACGGCCTGGTCTTCACCGCCGGCATCGGCGAGAACTCCGCCGCAATCCGTGCCCGCATCTGCCGGGCCTGTGCCTGG
Coding sequences:
- a CDS encoding acetate/propionate family kinase — encoded protein: MTDCLLVLNAGSSSLKFCVYVLPASGEWRLEAQGQVEGIGSRPRFRAKDGSGRPLAGEDLGARVQDAASALEALAAWLRGHFGQPRLLGVGHRVVHGGAQHAGPARVTPALMAELRALVPLAPLHQPHNLAAIDAIASRMPEVPQVACFDTSFHRGQPAVAELVPLPAELRSEGVQRYGFHGLSYEFIAGALPQVAPDLAAGRVIVAHLGSGASLCALRAGRSIDSSFGFTALDGLCMGTRPGALDPGVVLYLFQQKGMSASEVETLLYRRSGLLGISGISNDMRDLLDSPEPAAKLAVDYFVYRAAREIGGLAAVLGGLDGLVFTAGIGENSAAIRARICRACAWLGIDLDAAANDAAQPRISGTSSRVSAWVIPTNEELMIARHTGALLGLAPGTGRPPRSQP